The Coleofasciculaceae cyanobacterium genome contains a region encoding:
- the priA gene encoding primosomal protein N': protein MLTGTAENGSSQDGSDRSSYKFMTQTSLVLAEPQNIYTFNSQQWVEVLVDCPGTQGLYTYSLPPDLIVRSGDIVSVPFGMQLTGGIAIRLLTSPPEHLEPKQIRSVEDVITSGFFKDTYWQLLEKLANYYSTDLISAIRVALPPGLLGRSQRRVRLSSVVPPGAEAFCSLIAGRVLQLLQSQKDGDYSVNYLKNQLKGANRGIKELSKRGWIENYLEPPKRAKPKLKIAVTLATNSFLDDLTARQQEILQILKNRGGELWLKELIQLCRTTSATIKKLEIKGYIICSEREILRQEQGVLQAADQSKELNPAQADALAVINAQQNHAQILLHGVTGSGKTEVYLQAIAPILEQGKSALVLVPEIGLTPQLTDRFRARFGEQVCVYHSKLSAGERYDTWRQTIQGEPQVVIGTRSAIFAPLPNLGLIVLDEEHDSSFKQDRPIPTYHARKVAQWRAELENCPLVLGSATPSLESLIAVAKAGANGYSPLQDAGAEVRAKRDPAPELGREWTGDTSALTNRAFYLSLPERIGNRPLPQVTIVDLRQELSRGNRSIFSLALQQAIADMQSQGQQGILFIPRRGHSTFVSCRSCGYVMECPDCDVSLSYHHTHEGAAKLLRCHYCNHTRIQPDICPECSSPYLKFFGSGTQKVTQELAKLFPELKYIRFDSDTTRNKGAHRQLIDRFIQQEADILIGTQMLTKGLDIAGVTLVGIVAADGLLHRSDYRAAERAFQTLTQVAGRAGRGDIPGQVILQTYSPEHPVIQAVKTHNYEDFSTTELSQRAELNYPPYGNLILIKLSSIDQREVEQAAQTLADRLIDTLSAEYEILGPAPANIMRVARRYRWQILLKFSAAAQANLPDLNIWRSHLPKSVSMTIDVDPINME from the coding sequence ATGTTAACTGGTACTGCCGAAAATGGCTCTTCCCAAGATGGTAGCGATCGCTCTTCCTATAAATTTATGACTCAAACCAGTCTGGTACTAGCAGAACCCCAAAACATTTACACGTTTAATTCTCAGCAGTGGGTCGAGGTTTTAGTTGATTGTCCAGGAACACAAGGTTTATACACTTATAGCCTTCCCCCAGACTTAATAGTGCGTTCGGGTGATATAGTCAGCGTTCCATTTGGGATGCAGCTTACAGGAGGTATTGCCATTCGCTTATTAACCTCTCCCCCAGAACATTTAGAGCCAAAACAAATTCGTTCTGTCGAAGATGTAATTACGTCGGGATTTTTCAAAGATACCTATTGGCAACTACTAGAAAAATTAGCTAACTACTACAGTACAGATTTAATCAGTGCGATTCGGGTAGCTCTCCCCCCTGGTTTATTAGGGCGATCGCAAAGAAGAGTCAGATTAAGTTCTGTAGTTCCGCCTGGTGCAGAAGCTTTTTGTAGCCTTATTGCAGGGCGAGTTCTCCAACTGTTACAAAGTCAGAAAGATGGCGACTATAGCGTAAATTATCTCAAAAATCAGCTTAAAGGAGCAAATCGTGGTATCAAAGAACTTAGCAAGCGAGGCTGGATCGAAAATTACTTAGAACCTCCCAAACGAGCCAAACCTAAATTAAAAATAGCCGTTACTTTGGCAACAAATAGCTTTTTGGACGATTTAACCGCAAGACAGCAAGAAATATTGCAGATTTTAAAAAATCGCGGTGGGGAATTGTGGTTGAAAGAATTGATCCAATTGTGTCGTACTACCTCAGCCACGATTAAAAAACTGGAAATTAAAGGCTATATTATCTGCTCAGAACGCGAGATTTTGCGTCAAGAACAAGGAGTCCTTCAAGCAGCAGACCAATCCAAAGAACTAAATCCAGCGCAAGCCGATGCCTTAGCAGTAATCAACGCTCAACAGAACCATGCTCAAATCCTTTTGCATGGGGTAACAGGTTCAGGTAAAACTGAAGTCTATCTTCAGGCGATCGCGCCTATCTTAGAACAGGGAAAATCAGCTCTAGTCCTAGTGCCTGAAATTGGCTTAACCCCGCAGTTAACAGATCGCTTTCGCGCTCGTTTTGGTGAACAAGTATGTGTCTATCACAGCAAACTTTCCGCTGGAGAACGTTACGATACTTGGCGACAGACGATACAGGGAGAACCCCAGGTAGTAATCGGTACGCGCTCGGCTATCTTTGCTCCGTTACCAAATTTAGGCTTAATTGTCCTTGATGAAGAACACGACTCTAGTTTTAAACAAGACCGCCCGATACCTACTTATCACGCCCGCAAGGTCGCTCAGTGGCGTGCCGAGTTAGAAAATTGTCCTTTGGTTTTAGGTTCAGCCACTCCATCTTTGGAAAGTTTGATAGCGGTTGCCAAAGCAGGGGCGAATGGTTATTCGCCCTTACAAGATGCAGGTGCAGAAGTGCGAGCAAAGCGAGATCCTGCGCCAGAATTAGGGCGAGAGTGGACGGGCGACACAAGCGCCCTCACAAACAGAGCATTTTATCTATCTCTACCTGAAAGAATCGGTAATCGCCCTTTACCCCAGGTAACCATAGTCGATCTACGTCAGGAATTAAGTCGAGGCAATCGCTCGATTTTTAGTTTAGCTCTGCAACAGGCGATCGCTGATATGCAATCACAAGGACAACAGGGTATTTTATTTATTCCCAGACGAGGACATAGTACCTTTGTCTCTTGTCGCAGTTGCGGTTACGTGATGGAATGTCCAGATTGCGATGTATCTCTTTCTTATCACCATACCCATGAAGGGGCAGCCAAGTTATTGCGCTGTCACTACTGCAACCATACTCGTATCCAGCCTGATATTTGTCCTGAATGCAGTTCTCCCTATCTCAAGTTTTTTGGCAGTGGGACGCAAAAAGTTACCCAAGAACTAGCTAAATTATTTCCTGAGCTTAAATATATTCGGTTTGATAGCGATACTACCCGCAACAAGGGGGCTCATCGTCAGTTAATCGATCGCTTTATTCAGCAAGAAGCAGACATTTTAATTGGAACTCAGATGCTGACCAAAGGATTAGATATTGCAGGAGTTACCTTAGTCGGGATTGTGGCAGCAGATGGCTTATTACATCGTAGTGATTATCGAGCTGCCGAAAGAGCCTTTCAAACCTTAACTCAGGTAGCGGGTAGAGCAGGTAGAGGCGACATTCCTGGTCAAGTAATTTTACAAACTTATTCCCCCGAACATCCAGTAATTCAGGCAGTTAAAACCCACAACTATGAAGATTTCAGCACCACCGAATTGAGCCAGAGAGCAGAATTAAACTATCCTCCCTACGGAAATTTAATTTTAATCAAGCTGAGTAGTATCGACCAGCGCGAGGTAGAACAAGCTGCCCAAACGTTAGCAGATCGCTTAATTGATACTTTGAGCGCGGAATACGAAATATTAGGTCCCGCACCAGCCAATATTATGCGGGTTGCCCGTCGCTATCGGTGGCAAATTTTACTCAAGTTCTCCGCAGCAGCCCAGGCTAACTTGCCCGATCTAAATATCTGGCGATCGCACTTACCTAAATCTGTCAGCATGACCATTGATGTCGATCCAATCAATATGGAGTAA